A genomic window from Vitis riparia cultivar Riparia Gloire de Montpellier isolate 1030 chromosome 18, EGFV_Vit.rip_1.0, whole genome shotgun sequence includes:
- the LOC117906214 gene encoding transcription factor MYB73-like translates to MEATNRCSSYTSSSDSSSSESSLSGKQPNKSERIKGPWSAEEDRVLTRLVERYGARNWSLISRYIKGRSGKSCRLRWCNQLSPSVEHRPFSAAEDDTILAAHARYGNRWATIARLLPGRTDNAVKNHWNSTLKKKQREQSQQMEGPSGSGSYPEMEPDPITTLSLAPPGAHGSTPEERRAESFPEGFWDAMRGVIAREVRDYMTSTLSEASGFHDC, encoded by the coding sequence ATGGAAGCAACCAACAGGTGTTCTTCTTATACCTCTTCTTccgattcttcttcttctgagTCTTCTTTATCTGGAAAGCAACCCAACAAATCTGAGAGAATAAAGGGTCCCTGGAGTGCGGAGGAGGACAGAGTCCTCACTCGTCTTGTTGAGCGCTACGGTGCTCGAAACTGGTCCTTGATAAGCCGATACATAAAGGGTCGGTCGGGGAAGTCCTGCCGGCTCAGGTGGTGCAACCAGCTCAGCCCCAGTGTAGAGCATCGGCCCTTCTCTGCGGCCGAGGACGACACCATCCTCGCCGCTCATGCAAGGTACGGCAACAGATGGGCCACCATTGCCCGCCTGCTTCCGGGTCGGACGGATAATGCGGTGAAGAACCATTGGAACTCCACGTTGAAGAAGAAGCAGAGAGAGCAGAGTCAGCAGATGGAGGGGCCATCGGGATCTGGGTCCTACCCGGAAATGGAGCCCGACCCGATTACCACCTTGTCATTGGCGCCGCCGGGTGCCCACGGTTCCACACCAGAGGAGCGGCGGGCGGAGAGTTTTCCGGAGGGGTTTTGGGATGCGATGAGAGGTGTTATAGCAAGGGAGGTGAGGGATTACATGACATCCACACTCTCAGAAGCTTCTGGGTTTCATGACTGTTAA
- the LOC117905390 gene encoding uncharacterized protein LOC117905390: MGTSFAAPGFILLLTACMVAVSEADTIVVGGSEHWHYGFNYTYWSIQHGPFFINDKLVFKYNPPSKNNSRHSVYLLPNLWSFATCDFSQAKLLANPQQGGGKGFVFELTNWRPHYFASGEEDGSQCGDGRMKFFAVPLPRWGKLIPAKKMKMGTSFAAPGLILLLTACMVAVSEADTIVVGGSDHWHYGFNYTYWSIQHGPFHIYDKLVFKYNPPSKNNPRHSVYLLPNLWSFVTCDFSQAKLLANPQQGGGKGFVFELTNSRPHYFASGEEHGSQCVNGHMKFFAVPLPHLGK, encoded by the exons atgggTACCAGCTTTGCCGCACCTGGATTCATCCTTCTTCTAACTGCATGCATGGTGGCAGTTAGTGAGGCTGACACAATAGTGGTTGGAGGGTCTGAACACTGGCACTACGGCTTCAACTACACCTATTGGTCTATCCAACATGGCCCCTTCTTCATAAATGATAAGCTAG TGTTCAAGTATAATCCACCAAGCAAGAACAACTCACGGCATAGCGTATACTTGCTACCAAACCTTTGGAGCTTTGCAACTTGCGACTTCAGTCAAGCGAAGCTGTTGGCTAATCCGCAGCAAGGTGGTGGGAAGGGGTTTGTGTTTGAGCTCACAAACTGGAGGCCTCACTATTTTGCTTCAGGAGAGGAAGATGGTTCCCAATGCGGAGATGGGCGGATGAAATTCTTTGCTGTGCCTCTGCCTCGCTGGGGAAA GCTCATTCCagcaaagaaaatgaagatgggTACCAGCTTTGCCGCACCCGGACTCATCCTTCTTCTAACTGCATGTATGGTGGCAGTTAGCGAGGCTGACACCATAGTAGTTGGAGGGTCTGATCACTGGCACTACGGCTTCAACTACACCTATTGGTCTATCCAACATGGCCCCTTCCACATATATGATAAGCTAG TGTTCAAGTATAATCCACCAAGCAAGAACAACCCACGGCATAGCGTGTACTTGCTACCAAACCTTTGGAGCTTTGTAACTTGCGACTTCAGTCAAGCGAAGCTGTTGGCTAATCCGCAGCAAGGTGGTGGGAAGGGGTTTGTGTTTGAGCTCACAAACTCGAGACCTCACTATTTTGCCTCCGGAGAGGAACATGGTTCTCAGTGCGTGAATGGTCACATGAAGTTCTTTGCTGTGCCTTTGCCTCACTTGGGAAAATGA